A window of Rhododendron vialii isolate Sample 1 chromosome 13a, ASM3025357v1 contains these coding sequences:
- the LOC131315135 gene encoding E3 ubiquitin-protein ligase MIEL1 isoform X2: MEDNETVIQQTNREDFGKSEYGCEHYKRRCKLRAPCCGQIFSCRHCHNAATSALSNPKDHHELVRRDVSQVICAVCDTEQQVAHVCSRCGVKMGAYFCEICRFYDDDTTKEQFHCDDCGICRVGGREKFFHCKKCASCYSVDLHDNHLCVENSMKNHCPICYEYLFDSVQSTAIMRCGHTMHKNCFDDMLCQNQYRCPICSKSVCNMSRAWERLDEEVRMVHVGKKGKAQALSKVVSRGAWGIFWWSKPCAVVHVD, translated from the exons ATGGAAGACAACGAGACCGTAATCCAACAAACGAATCGGGAAGATTTCGGAAAGTCGGAGTACGG CTGCGAGCATTATAAGAGACGATGCAAACTTCGCGCCCCTTGCTGCGGTCAGATCTTCTCTTGCCGCCACTGTCACAACGCCGCCACg AGCGCTTTGAGCAATCCCAAGGATCATCATGAACTCGTTCGGCGGGATGTTTCGCAA GTCATCTGTGCAGTCTGCGATACCGAGCAACAG GTTGCTCATGTGTGCTCAAGATGTGGCGTCAAAATGGGAGCATATTTCTGTGAAATTTGCAGATTCTACGATGATGAT ACCACGAAGGAACAGTTCCATTGTGATGATTGTGGTATTTGTAG AGTTGGTGGTCGGGAGAAATTCTTTCACTGCAAGAAGTGTG CATCTTGCTATTCAGTGGATCTGCATGATAATCACTTGTGCGTTGAGAACTCCATGAAGAATCATTGCCCCATCTGTTATGAG TATCTATTTGATTCGGTCCAAAGCACAGCAATAATGAGGTGTGGACACACAATGCATAAGAATTGCTTTGATGATATGCTTTGCCAGAATCA GTATCGTTGTCCTATCTGCTCGAAGTCAGTGTGTAACATGTCAAGAGCCTGGGAAAGATTAGATGAGGAG GTACGTATGGTCCATGTTGGAAAAAAGGGGAAAGCACAAGCCTTGTCAAAAGTGGTGTCAAGGGGAGCGTGGGGCATATTTTGGTGGTCTAAGCCTTGTGCTGTTGTGCATGTGGACTAA
- the LOC131315135 gene encoding E3 ubiquitin-protein ligase MIEL1 isoform X1, whose amino-acid sequence MEDNETVIQQTNREDFGKSEYGCEHYKRRCKLRAPCCGQIFSCRHCHNAATSALSNPKDHHELVRRDVSQVICAVCDTEQQVAHVCSRCGVKMGAYFCEICRFYDDDTTKEQFHCDDCGICRVGGREKFFHCKKCASCYSVDLHDNHLCVENSMKNHCPICYEYLFDSVQSTAIMRCGHTMHKNCFDDMLCQNQYRCPICSKSVCNMSRAWERLDEEIKGTAMPEEYHYEVQILCNDCNSRSEAFFHIFGHKCRHCNSYNTRVIKGRSS is encoded by the exons ATGGAAGACAACGAGACCGTAATCCAACAAACGAATCGGGAAGATTTCGGAAAGTCGGAGTACGG CTGCGAGCATTATAAGAGACGATGCAAACTTCGCGCCCCTTGCTGCGGTCAGATCTTCTCTTGCCGCCACTGTCACAACGCCGCCACg AGCGCTTTGAGCAATCCCAAGGATCATCATGAACTCGTTCGGCGGGATGTTTCGCAA GTCATCTGTGCAGTCTGCGATACCGAGCAACAG GTTGCTCATGTGTGCTCAAGATGTGGCGTCAAAATGGGAGCATATTTCTGTGAAATTTGCAGATTCTACGATGATGAT ACCACGAAGGAACAGTTCCATTGTGATGATTGTGGTATTTGTAG AGTTGGTGGTCGGGAGAAATTCTTTCACTGCAAGAAGTGTG CATCTTGCTATTCAGTGGATCTGCATGATAATCACTTGTGCGTTGAGAACTCCATGAAGAATCATTGCCCCATCTGTTATGAG TATCTATTTGATTCGGTCCAAAGCACAGCAATAATGAGGTGTGGACACACAATGCATAAGAATTGCTTTGATGATATGCTTTGCCAGAATCA GTATCGTTGTCCTATCTGCTCGAAGTCAGTGTGTAACATGTCAAGAGCCTGGGAAAGATTAGATGAGGAG ATAAAAGGTACTGCGATGCCTGAGGAATACCATTATGAG GTTCAAATCCTCTGCAACGATTGTAACAGTCGGAGTGAAGCGTTCTTTCACATCTTTGGGCACAAGTGCAGGCACTGTAATTCATATAACACCAGGGTGATTAAGGGCAGATCCAGCTGA